Proteins encoded together in one Riemerella anatipestifer window:
- the gcvP gene encoding aminomethyl-transferring glycine dehydrogenase: MNTQAFVNRHISLNEQDTQAMLSKIGVSSIEELISQTIPADIRADKDLSISEPLSEYEMLSHSKELASKNYLFDNYIGFGYHNVILPSVIQRNILENPSWYTAYTPYQAEIAQGRLEALLNFQTVVSSLTGFPLANASLLDEGTAAAEAMHMFFENRTREQKKAEANRFFVSELVLPQTVAVLQTKAEGLGIEIVVGCHEKENLSEGFFGVLLQYPGKNGVVLDYTESIAKYKENNLQVAVACSPMALVKLKSPASMGADCAVGTTQRFGIPMGYGGPHAAFFACQESYKRDIPGRIIGVSQDMYGKRALRMALQTREQHIKREKATSNICTAQVLLAVMAGMYCVYHGPKGLEFIADQIHYKANALAESLKILGYQVVEEASFDTVKIALSEEEKLNLMMLMRGQSINLNYFTEGIVSIALNEACTEDKLQKLLDAFANFKAKQSFKINIKEACTLPKDLLRTDEILKDEVFNKYHTETELMRYIKRLERKDLSLTHSMISLGSCTMKLNAATEMLPLSWAEWGSVHPFVPTEQAGGYQLLIKELEKDLAEITGFAGTSLQPNSGAQGEYAGLMVIREYHKSRGEGHRNIVLIPQSAHGTNPASAVMAGMKVVVVKNLENGEIDFEDFKAKAEEHRENLSAVMITYPSTYGFFDANIRQITSLVHQYGGQVYMDGANMNAQVGFTSPGLIGADVCHLNLHKTFAIPHGGGGPGVGPICVAEHLVPFLPSNPNIGVGGSQSIQAISSAPYGSSLVLNISYAYIKMLGAQGLKKATEHAILNANYLKDVLKEHFPILYTNAQGRVAHECIVDFRQFKTLGIEVADVAKRLMDYGFHAPTVSFPVAGTLMIEPTESESKAELDRFAEALISIKKEIEEIANGQADAQNNVLKNAPHTEQVVLSDSWDKPYSREKAAYPLDWVREHKFFASVSRVDEAYGDRNLVCTCAPIENYM; encoded by the coding sequence ATGAATACACAAGCCTTTGTTAATCGTCACATTAGTCTTAACGAGCAAGACACACAGGCGATGCTTTCTAAGATAGGAGTATCTTCAATAGAGGAACTCATTTCTCAAACCATACCAGCAGACATTAGAGCGGACAAAGATTTAAGCATTTCAGAACCCTTATCGGAGTACGAAATGCTTTCTCATTCTAAGGAGTTAGCCTCTAAGAATTATCTTTTTGATAATTACATTGGGTTTGGTTATCACAATGTAATATTACCGTCGGTAATTCAGAGAAATATTTTAGAAAATCCTAGTTGGTACACGGCTTATACTCCATATCAGGCAGAGATAGCACAAGGTAGGCTAGAAGCACTACTTAATTTCCAGACAGTGGTGTCGTCATTAACGGGCTTTCCGTTAGCTAATGCCTCTTTATTAGATGAAGGTACAGCAGCGGCAGAGGCTATGCATATGTTCTTTGAAAACCGAACTAGAGAGCAGAAAAAAGCAGAAGCTAATCGTTTTTTTGTATCAGAATTGGTGTTGCCACAGACAGTAGCTGTACTTCAAACTAAAGCTGAAGGGCTAGGAATAGAAATTGTAGTAGGTTGCCACGAAAAAGAAAATCTAAGCGAAGGATTTTTTGGTGTGCTACTTCAATATCCAGGTAAAAACGGAGTGGTATTAGACTATACAGAGTCTATTGCTAAGTATAAAGAAAACAATCTACAAGTAGCGGTGGCTTGTAGCCCAATGGCATTGGTTAAGCTGAAATCTCCTGCCTCTATGGGTGCGGATTGTGCGGTAGGTACTACACAGAGATTTGGTATTCCTATGGGATATGGTGGTCCACACGCGGCATTTTTTGCTTGTCAAGAATCTTACAAGAGAGATATACCTGGTAGAATTATAGGAGTTTCTCAAGATATGTACGGTAAGAGAGCGTTAAGAATGGCATTACAGACCAGGGAACAACATATCAAAAGAGAAAAAGCGACTTCTAACATCTGTACAGCACAAGTTCTTTTAGCGGTAATGGCAGGAATGTACTGTGTGTATCACGGACCGAAAGGTCTAGAGTTTATTGCAGACCAAATTCATTATAAAGCGAATGCACTTGCAGAGTCTTTAAAAATATTAGGTTATCAAGTGGTAGAAGAAGCTAGTTTTGATACTGTTAAAATAGCACTTTCGGAGGAAGAAAAACTTAACTTGATGATGCTAATGAGAGGTCAGAGTATCAACCTAAACTACTTTACCGAAGGCATCGTAAGTATCGCACTCAATGAGGCTTGTACTGAAGATAAGCTACAAAAATTGCTAGATGCTTTTGCAAACTTTAAAGCGAAGCAAAGTTTCAAAATCAATATAAAAGAAGCGTGTACTTTACCTAAAGATTTATTAAGAACAGACGAAATCTTGAAAGATGAAGTCTTTAATAAGTACCATACGGAAACAGAACTGATGCGTTACATCAAGAGATTAGAGAGAAAGGATTTATCTCTAACTCACTCTATGATTTCGCTAGGGTCTTGTACAATGAAACTGAATGCTGCGACAGAAATGTTGCCATTATCTTGGGCAGAGTGGGGTAGTGTTCACCCATTTGTACCTACAGAACAAGCAGGTGGTTATCAGTTGTTGATTAAAGAATTAGAAAAAGATTTAGCAGAAATTACAGGTTTTGCAGGAACTTCTTTACAGCCTAACTCTGGAGCTCAAGGCGAGTATGCAGGGCTTATGGTCATTCGTGAATATCATAAATCTAGAGGCGAAGGACATAGAAATATCGTGCTAATTCCTCAGTCTGCTCACGGTACCAACCCTGCATCGGCAGTAATGGCAGGTATGAAAGTGGTTGTAGTGAAAAACCTAGAAAACGGAGAAATAGATTTTGAAGACTTTAAAGCTAAGGCAGAAGAACACCGCGAAAATCTTTCTGCGGTAATGATTACTTATCCTTCTACTTATGGTTTTTTTGACGCTAACATCAGACAAATTACCAGTTTAGTACACCAATATGGAGGACAAGTTTATATGGATGGGGCAAATATGAACGCTCAAGTAGGCTTTACAAGTCCGGGGCTTATTGGGGCAGATGTGTGTCACCTTAACCTTCATAAAACATTTGCAATCCCTCACGGTGGAGGTGGTCCAGGAGTAGGACCTATCTGTGTGGCTGAACATTTGGTTCCGTTTTTACCGTCTAATCCTAATATTGGGGTAGGTGGTTCACAGTCAATTCAGGCAATTTCTTCTGCACCTTATGGGTCGTCGTTAGTGCTTAATATCTCGTATGCTTATATCAAGATGTTAGGAGCTCAAGGTCTTAAAAAGGCTACGGAACACGCTATACTTAATGCCAACTATTTAAAAGATGTTCTAAAGGAGCATTTCCCTATTCTTTATACTAATGCTCAGGGCAGAGTGGCACACGAGTGTATTGTGGACTTCCGACAATTTAAGACATTAGGTATAGAGGTAGCCGATGTTGCTAAACGATTGATGGACTACGGTTTCCATGCACCTACGGTAAGTTTCCCTGTGGCAGGTACGCTGATGATAGAGCCAACCGAATCTGAAAGTAAGGCTGAACTAGACCGTTTTGCAGAAGCTCTTATTTCTATTAAGAAAGAGATTGAAGAAATAGCTAACGGACAAGCTGATGCTCAAAATAATGTGCTTAAAAATGCACCACACACAGAGCAAGTGGTACTTTCTGACTCTTGGGACAAACCTTACTCTAGAGAGAAAGCAGCTTATCCTTTAGATTGGGTACGAGAGCATAAATTCTTTGCATCTGTATCTAGAGTAGATGAGGCTTATGGGGACAGAAACTTAGTGTGTACTTGTGCACCTATAGAGAATTATATGTAA
- a CDS encoding GLPGLI family protein, with product MKYLYFFIFFTSIFIHAQTTRLVYRVSSGVGSERVDEIYYLDVDTHKKTGIYYNRNYFVNDSIFKKTGEFGFSDFKMTDFVKVNFANSDDAEEYKMLSVDIFKIHIKKSKDWKIEKETRLEGNRTLQKATIDYGGRQWEAWWDKDFPLYVGPYLFSGLPGLIVSLKDTQSHFHFELIGVQNFPATQTIDFLTTLETNSVTISIDKFKKMLLQNYNDPFGGITKGLINRNQPIRLEDGTLLTKDNLKVSEEMIKNRLRKQNPIHLDFKAAYPDK from the coding sequence ATGAAATATTTATATTTTTTTATCTTTTTTACCAGCATTTTTATTCATGCTCAAACCACGAGATTGGTGTACAGGGTGTCATCAGGTGTTGGTTCTGAACGGGTTGATGAAATTTACTATCTTGATGTAGATACCCATAAGAAAACTGGGATTTATTACAATAGAAATTACTTTGTAAATGATTCTATTTTTAAAAAGACAGGAGAGTTTGGATTTTCGGATTTCAAAATGACGGATTTTGTAAAAGTGAATTTTGCCAATAGTGACGATGCAGAAGAATATAAAATGCTGAGTGTAGATATTTTTAAAATCCACATAAAAAAATCAAAAGATTGGAAGATAGAAAAAGAAACTCGTCTGGAGGGGAATAGGACACTGCAAAAAGCAACGATAGACTACGGAGGAAGGCAATGGGAAGCTTGGTGGGATAAGGATTTTCCTCTTTATGTAGGACCGTACCTTTTTAGTGGTTTGCCAGGATTGATAGTGAGTCTGAAGGATACGCAGAGTCATTTTCATTTTGAATTAATTGGTGTTCAAAATTTCCCTGCCACTCAAACCATTGATTTCTTAACCACATTAGAAACCAATTCTGTAACTATTTCTATTGATAAATTTAAGAAAATGCTCCTCCAAAATTACAATGATCCTTTTGGTGGTATTACCAAAGGCTTGATAAATAGGAATCAACCTATTCGATTAGAAGATGGTACTCTATTGACCAAGGATAATTTAAAAGTAAGTGAAGAAATGATTAAAAATAGATTGAGAAAACAAAATCCTATTCACTTGGATTTTAAAGCAGCGTATCCTGATAAATAA
- a CDS encoding IS982-like element ISRa1 family transposase, with protein MNNIEQIYERILEVLGLFSENQLISYQRRTPKMSDLEVISLNITAEYLSIDSELQLFRKLPNSLINKIERSVYNKRKRRLSLQTEQIRQRISMEFNEFEDIFIVDSMPMKVCENARSTRSKICKEQSYSSPTYGYCASQKLYFYGYKLHAVCSLNGVIKNFDISPASVHDIHYLKDIGEQMRNCTLIGDRGYLSAKVQIDLFNYANIKLDTPMRSNQKDYIPQFSLYKKKRKRIETFFSQLCDQFMIKRNNAKTFEGFKTRIISKITAATVIQYINKFIFQRKLNHLKISII; from the coding sequence ATGAACAACATAGAGCAAATATATGAAAGAATTTTGGAAGTTTTAGGACTTTTTTCAGAAAATCAACTGATTAGTTATCAGAGAAGAACACCTAAAATGAGCGATTTAGAAGTCATAAGTCTTAATATTACTGCTGAATACTTGAGTATTGATAGCGAATTACAGTTATTTAGAAAATTGCCAAACTCTCTGATAAACAAAATTGAAAGAAGTGTTTACAATAAGCGAAAACGAAGACTATCCCTACAAACAGAGCAAATTAGACAGCGTATTTCGATGGAGTTCAATGAGTTTGAAGATATTTTTATCGTTGATAGCATGCCAATGAAAGTTTGTGAAAACGCTCGTTCTACTCGTTCAAAAATTTGTAAAGAGCAATCCTATTCTTCACCAACATATGGTTATTGTGCTTCACAGAAATTATATTTCTATGGCTATAAACTACACGCAGTATGTTCTTTAAATGGTGTGATTAAGAATTTTGATATAAGCCCTGCATCCGTTCACGACATCCACTATTTAAAAGATATTGGTGAGCAAATGCGAAACTGTACTTTAATTGGAGATAGAGGCTATTTATCAGCAAAAGTTCAAATAGATTTATTTAACTATGCTAATATTAAATTAGATACACCAATGAGAAGTAATCAGAAAGATTATATTCCTCAATTTTCATTGTACAAGAAAAAGCGAAAACGAATTGAGACATTTTTCTCTCAACTTTGCGACCAATTTATGATTAAAAGAAACAATGCTAAAACTTTTGAAGGCTTTAAAACAAGGATAATCAGTAAAATAACCGCCGCAACGGTTATTCAATATATCAATAAATTTATCTTCCAAAGAAAATTAAATCATCTAAAAATCAGTATTATTTAA
- a CDS encoding rhodanese-like domain-containing protein translates to MKAIHLLILGGGLALGLASCQTTSKAKDTGIIWCVADTKNTSEANIKKIINAPNSILVDVRTPEEFAEGSANGAINIPLDQLENHLDKPVVHYEMKKTRVVY, encoded by the coding sequence ATGAAAGCCATACATCTGTTGATACTTGGCGGAGGTTTAGCTCTGGGGCTTGCCTCCTGCCAAACAACTAGTAAAGCCAAAGATACTGGAATTATCTGGTGTGTAGCCGATACAAAAAATACTAGCGAAGCAAATATCAAAAAAATTATAAATGCTCCCAATAGTATTTTGGTGGATGTAAGGACTCCAGAAGAATTTGCAGAAGGCAGTGCTAATGGAGCCATCAACATACCTTTAGACCAGTTAGAAAATCATTTAGATAAACCCGTTGTGCATTATGAAATGAAAAAAACAAGAGTTGTTTATTAG
- a CDS encoding MBL fold metallo-hydrolase, protein MKIEQIYTGCLAQGAYYITSNGEAAIIDPLREVQPYLERLEKDGVTLKYIFETHFHADFVSGHLDLSKKTGAPIIYGPTAKPSFEAIIAEDNQIFELGNVKIKVLHTPGHTMESACFLLLDENGKETALFSGDTLFLGDVGRPDLAQKATNLTQEELAGLLYESLYNKILPLPDEVTVYPAHGAGSACGKNMMKETVDSLGNQKKINYALNQPSKEAFIDAVLDGLTAPPQYFGMNVAMNKGGYTSFDEVLKNGKEALSVGDFETVAENTGALILDTRNAADFHQGFVPNSINIGLKGSFAPWVGAMIVDVKQPLLLVCEEGTVEEAITRLARVGFDNVVGYLKGGFDSWKNSGKEIDTIKRISAEAFANEYHKDTKVVDVRNIGEYSAEHVEDALSRPLMEINDWAKELDDTHFYIHCAGGYRSMIASSILNSRGIRNFTEVDGGFAKIKETSVPTTDFVCQSKIKF, encoded by the coding sequence ATGAAAATAGAACAAATATACACAGGTTGCCTTGCACAAGGAGCCTACTACATTACTTCTAACGGCGAAGCAGCCATTATAGACCCACTGCGTGAAGTACAACCTTACTTAGAGCGTTTAGAGAAAGATGGTGTTACCCTAAAATACATCTTTGAAACTCACTTCCATGCTGATTTTGTATCAGGACATTTAGATTTGAGTAAAAAAACAGGCGCTCCTATCATCTACGGACCTACTGCAAAGCCTAGTTTTGAAGCTATTATTGCAGAGGACAATCAAATTTTTGAGTTAGGAAATGTTAAAATAAAAGTGCTACACACTCCAGGACATACGATGGAAAGTGCGTGTTTTCTACTCCTTGATGAAAACGGAAAAGAAACCGCATTGTTTAGTGGCGACACACTATTTTTAGGTGATGTAGGGCGTCCTGACTTGGCACAAAAGGCCACTAATCTTACTCAAGAAGAATTAGCTGGACTATTGTACGAAAGTCTTTACAACAAAATACTTCCCCTACCAGATGAGGTTACCGTGTATCCAGCACACGGAGCGGGTTCTGCTTGTGGTAAAAATATGATGAAGGAAACCGTAGACAGCCTTGGCAACCAAAAGAAAATAAACTATGCCCTCAACCAACCCAGTAAAGAGGCTTTTATAGACGCTGTTTTAGACGGGCTTACCGCTCCTCCTCAATACTTCGGAATGAATGTAGCTATGAACAAAGGAGGCTACACCAGCTTTGATGAAGTTTTAAAAAATGGTAAAGAGGCTCTATCTGTAGGAGATTTTGAAACCGTGGCAGAGAATACAGGAGCTTTAATCCTTGACACTAGAAATGCCGCTGATTTCCACCAAGGTTTTGTGCCTAACTCTATCAATATTGGTCTTAAAGGCAGTTTTGCGCCTTGGGTAGGTGCAATGATTGTAGATGTTAAACAACCCCTGCTACTAGTCTGTGAAGAAGGTACCGTAGAAGAAGCCATTACTAGACTCGCTCGTGTAGGGTTTGATAATGTGGTGGGCTACCTCAAAGGAGGTTTTGACTCGTGGAAAAATTCAGGAAAAGAAATAGATACTATTAAAAGAATTTCTGCCGAAGCCTTTGCGAATGAATACCACAAAGACACAAAAGTAGTAGATGTAAGAAATATAGGAGAATACTCTGCTGAGCATGTAGAAGACGCCCTTAGCCGCCCTCTTATGGAGATTAACGATTGGGCAAAAGAACTAGACGATACACATTTCTACATCCATTGTGCAGGAGGTTATCGTAGTATGATAGCCTCTAGCATACTCAATTCTAGAGGTATCCGAAACTTTACAGAAGTAGATGGTGGTTTTGCTAAAATTAAGGAGACTTCAGTACCTACCACTGATTTTGTATGTCAATCTAAAATTAAATTCTAA
- a CDS encoding sulfite exporter TauE/SafE family protein has protein sequence MELLGYFFAVIIGLVLGLMGGGGSILSVPVFAYLFGLDAITSTTLSLFVVACNGLVGSLGYFKEKQIHLNTALLFGIPSVLGVLFSRRVVVPHLPEYIINRWGICLTKDMFLLILFASLMLSASYKMIVGSKTEPSTLEISPSRNTLLISQGLLVGIITGLVGAGGGFLIIPALVMILGLKMKEAIGTSLLIITLSSTIGFISSLDKVAIDWQFLLSFTGLSILGVLLGLALSKRVDGKKLKPAFGWFVLGMGVYILIKELILK, from the coding sequence ATGGAACTACTAGGTTATTTTTTTGCTGTCATCATTGGTTTGGTACTCGGTCTTATGGGCGGTGGCGGTAGTATTTTAAGCGTACCTGTTTTTGCCTACCTTTTTGGGTTAGATGCTATTACCTCAACCACACTCTCTTTATTTGTAGTTGCTTGTAATGGATTAGTAGGCTCTTTGGGATACTTTAAAGAGAAACAAATACACCTCAATACCGCTTTACTATTTGGTATCCCTTCCGTCTTAGGAGTGCTTTTCTCTAGGAGGGTGGTTGTACCACATCTACCCGAATACATCATCAACCGTTGGGGCATTTGCCTCACTAAAGATATGTTCCTTCTCATCTTATTTGCCTCGCTGATGCTTTCGGCTTCCTACAAAATGATTGTGGGAAGTAAAACTGAACCAAGTACCTTAGAGATTTCTCCATCTAGAAATACCTTGCTTATTTCCCAAGGGCTGTTGGTAGGCATTATTACAGGACTGGTAGGTGCTGGTGGAGGATTTCTTATCATTCCTGCTTTGGTAATGATTTTAGGGTTAAAAATGAAAGAAGCTATTGGTACCTCACTACTTATTATTACCCTTAGTAGTACCATAGGTTTTATAAGCTCTTTAGACAAAGTTGCCATAGACTGGCAATTTCTCTTATCTTTTACAGGGCTATCTATTCTAGGAGTTTTATTGGGTTTGGCTTTATCTAAAAGAGTAGATGGTAAAAAACTCAAACCTGCTTTTGGTTGGTTTGTGTTAGGTATGGGAGTTTATATCCTAATTAAAGAATTAATTTTAAAATAA
- a CDS encoding helicase HerA-like domain-containing protein — protein MADKTKFIEELSSRYSSKGDSIILGKGMLDGEVIKEVDVKLPLKTLNRHGLIAGATGTGKTKTIQVFVEQLSHAGIPSLVMDIKGDFSGIAEAGEENNIIKERYAKTELPYKAQPFPVELMTISGAKGVQLRATVTEFGPVLLSKILGLNDTQSSIMSIVFKYCDDKGLPLIDLEDIKKVLQYVTTDDNGKKEIAENYGSIAPASLGAILRSIVALEQEGATAFFGEPSFEVNDLLQTRDGKGVVNIMRVDDIQNKPNLFSTFMLSLFAEIYLTFPEEGDSGKPKLVLFIDEAHLIFKEASKTLLSQIETMVKLIRSKGVGIYFITQIPGDVPENVLSQLGLKIQHALRGFTAKDRKEIEKAIQNYPVTEYYKAEELIQNLGIGEAFVTALDEKGIPTPLVQTYLISPESRMGVLTATEIDNLTAGSALVKKYQNSIDKENAYEILSKRMVPVAEGSQASQEAPKTTVTKEQEEPSLFDTVLKSPMAKTFGTTLMREGAKAILGMLGLKSTSRRRY, from the coding sequence ATGGCAGACAAAACTAAATTTATAGAAGAACTAAGCAGTAGATATAGCTCCAAAGGAGATAGTATTATCCTAGGGAAGGGAATGCTAGATGGAGAGGTAATAAAAGAGGTAGATGTAAAACTTCCGTTAAAAACCTTAAACCGTCATGGTCTTATAGCTGGGGCTACAGGAACGGGAAAAACGAAGACTATACAGGTCTTTGTGGAGCAGCTTTCTCATGCAGGGATACCGTCTTTAGTAATGGATATTAAAGGTGATTTTTCAGGAATAGCAGAGGCTGGGGAGGAAAATAACATCATTAAAGAACGCTATGCTAAAACAGAGTTGCCGTATAAAGCTCAGCCTTTTCCGGTAGAGTTAATGACGATTTCTGGGGCTAAAGGTGTTCAGTTGAGGGCTACGGTTACAGAATTTGGACCAGTGCTACTTAGTAAAATATTGGGGCTTAATGATACCCAAAGTAGCATTATGTCTATAGTCTTTAAATATTGTGATGATAAAGGCTTACCTCTAATTGATTTAGAAGATATTAAAAAAGTATTACAGTATGTAACTACGGACGATAATGGTAAGAAAGAAATAGCAGAAAATTACGGCTCTATTGCACCAGCATCTTTAGGGGCTATTTTGAGGTCTATTGTAGCTTTAGAACAAGAGGGAGCAACAGCGTTCTTTGGTGAGCCGAGCTTTGAGGTTAATGATTTGTTACAAACTAGAGATGGGAAAGGTGTGGTAAATATTATGCGTGTAGATGACATTCAGAATAAACCGAACTTATTTTCTACCTTTATGCTGTCTTTGTTTGCCGAGATTTATCTTACTTTTCCAGAAGAAGGCGATAGTGGAAAACCGAAATTGGTGCTTTTTATAGATGAAGCTCACTTAATTTTTAAAGAAGCCTCCAAAACCTTGCTTTCACAGATAGAAACTATGGTGAAACTTATCCGTTCTAAAGGAGTTGGTATTTATTTTATTACTCAAATCCCTGGAGATGTGCCAGAGAATGTTTTAAGTCAGTTAGGTCTTAAGATTCAGCATGCATTGAGAGGATTTACAGCTAAAGATAGAAAAGAAATAGAAAAAGCCATACAAAACTATCCTGTTACAGAGTATTATAAGGCGGAGGAACTCATCCAAAATTTAGGAATAGGAGAGGCGTTTGTAACGGCATTAGATGAAAAAGGTATCCCAACACCTTTGGTGCAAACTTACCTTATTTCACCAGAAAGTAGAATGGGAGTATTAACGGCTACCGAGATAGATAATCTAACGGCAGGGTCAGCTTTAGTTAAGAAATATCAGAATAGTATAGATAAAGAAAATGCTTACGAGATTTTATCTAAAAGAATGGTTCCTGTAGCTGAGGGAAGTCAGGCGTCTCAAGAAGCACCTAAAACAACCGTGACTAAAGAACAAGAAGAACCTAGCCTATTTGATACTGTATTGAAAAGTCCTATGGCTAAAACTTTTGGTACAACTTTAATGAGAGAAGGAGCAAAAGCTATACTAGGTATGCTTGGATTAAAATCCACTTCTAGGAGAAGGTACTAA
- a CDS encoding PolC-type DNA polymerase III — MYSVIDIESNGGAFREECIIEVAIYRYDGHKIVDQFISMVNPEADISHFVQKLTGITPKMVKTAPKFHEIAKRIIEITKGSTLVGHNVDFDYRMLRQSFKRLGYHFSIETLDTIPLAKKLIPNEESYSLGKLVKSLGIPLAEHHRASSDARATLDLFKLLMTKDKDNEIIQSHFEEANAKTYLNKVKTLTQDLPAERGIIYFQDASGKVILAEATDGIYKFAKKIFNAKSKKWQKIQNEVEQISYELVVSELFAKLIMNTKGLAKKIHLPYGLFFENDEWLVKRVRRDISLSPMIKFKTHSQGRKVLNFIKNHEVLNSKEALEQFLSFKDKSMLLTGQGRTRGEKSFLLIEKGQVSGYGFYDWYHQISTYDKLSKLKIRVDKVSSDLKNEIKLALLRNEFKKQEIPS; from the coding sequence ATGTATTCGGTAATAGACATAGAGAGTAATGGTGGTGCATTTCGAGAGGAGTGTATTATAGAGGTCGCTATTTATCGTTATGATGGGCATAAAATAGTAGACCAATTTATCTCTATGGTAAATCCAGAAGCCGATATTTCTCATTTTGTGCAAAAACTGACGGGTATTACACCTAAAATGGTTAAAACTGCTCCTAAATTTCACGAAATTGCTAAAAGAATTATAGAAATTACGAAAGGAAGCACCTTAGTAGGGCATAATGTAGATTTTGATTATAGAATGTTGAGGCAATCTTTTAAGAGGTTGGGCTATCATTTCAGTATAGAAACATTAGACACCATACCTTTAGCCAAAAAACTCATTCCTAATGAAGAAAGTTATTCTTTGGGGAAATTGGTGAAATCTTTAGGAATACCTTTAGCAGAACATCACAGGGCAAGTAGTGATGCCAGAGCAACGCTAGACCTTTTTAAACTGCTAATGACTAAGGATAAAGATAACGAGATTATCCAATCCCATTTTGAGGAAGCTAATGCAAAAACCTACCTCAATAAAGTTAAAACACTTACCCAAGATTTACCAGCAGAACGAGGGATTATTTATTTTCAAGACGCTAGTGGTAAAGTGATTTTAGCTGAAGCAACAGATGGTATTTATAAGTTTGCGAAGAAGATATTTAATGCTAAGTCGAAAAAGTGGCAAAAAATACAAAATGAAGTAGAACAGATTTCTTATGAACTAGTGGTGTCAGAGTTGTTTGCAAAGCTGATTATGAACACTAAAGGTCTTGCCAAAAAGATACATTTGCCGTACGGACTTTTTTTTGAAAATGATGAATGGTTAGTCAAACGAGTGCGTAGAGATATATCATTGTCGCCTATGATTAAATTTAAAACCCATTCGCAGGGGAGAAAAGTGCTTAATTTTATTAAAAATCACGAAGTTTTAAACAGTAAAGAAGCTCTCGAACAGTTTTTAAGTTTTAAAGATAAAAGTATGCTCCTTACAGGACAGGGCAGGACGAGAGGCGAAAAATCATTTTTGTTGATAGAAAAAGGACAAGTGTCGGGCTATGGATTTTACGATTGGTATCACCAGATAAGCACTTACGATAAACTTTCGAAGTTAAAAATAAGAGTAGACAAAGTTTCTTCTGATTTGAAAAACGAAATAAAGTTAGCCTTGCTCAGAAATGAGTTTAAAAAACAGGAGATTCCTAGCTAA